One window of Pseudomonadota bacterium genomic DNA carries:
- a CDS encoding cobalamin biosynthesis protein CbiA — MEPRRAASYATRGPFHELDLGSSIDVSPLAWIPPERLVIIVGNYGSGKTEVAVNLAVGLARSGKRVQIADLDIVNPYFRSREARATMEAHGIRVVIPPGDQAFADLPIVVPQIKAMLEPQGDDFSIFDVGGDDVGAKMLSSFHEALGAGRYSLLQVINARRPFTGTVAGCLEMQRRIEESSRLEVTGYIVNTHLIEQTTDDIVVEGVNLAAEVSRASGRPVVVVAAMGELAESPRVLGLGVPVLRLERIMLPPWLQRATKDDNAVEQGEPLPAARTKPIFRP; from the coding sequence ATGGAACCGCGCCGTGCGGCGTCGTACGCCACCCGTGGGCCGTTTCACGAACTCGACCTCGGGAGCTCAATCGACGTGTCACCGCTCGCCTGGATACCGCCCGAGAGGCTCGTCATCATCGTGGGCAACTACGGCTCCGGGAAGACCGAGGTCGCGGTCAACCTCGCGGTCGGCCTCGCGCGGTCCGGCAAGCGCGTCCAGATCGCGGACCTCGACATCGTCAACCCGTACTTCCGCAGCCGCGAGGCGCGCGCGACGATGGAGGCCCACGGCATCCGCGTCGTGATCCCGCCGGGCGACCAGGCGTTCGCCGATCTCCCGATCGTCGTGCCGCAGATCAAGGCGATGCTCGAGCCCCAGGGCGACGACTTCTCGATCTTCGACGTGGGCGGCGACGACGTGGGCGCGAAGATGCTCTCGTCCTTCCACGAGGCGCTCGGCGCGGGGAGGTACTCGCTCCTCCAGGTGATCAACGCGCGCAGGCCGTTCACCGGCACGGTCGCGGGGTGCCTCGAGATGCAGCGCAGGATCGAGGAGTCGTCGCGGCTCGAGGTCACGGGCTACATCGTGAACACGCACCTCATCGAGCAGACGACCGACGACATCGTCGTCGAAGGGGTGAATCTCGCGGCCGAGGTCTCGAGGGCGAGCGGACGGCCGGTCGTGGTCGTCGCGGCGATGGGCGAACTGGCCGAAAGTCCCCGTGTTTTAGGCCTCGGGGTGCCGGTCCTCCGCCTCGAGCGGATCATGTTGCCTCCGTGGTTGCAGCGGGCAACAAAAGACGATAATGCGGTTGAGCAGGGCGAGCCTTTGCCCGCCGCGCGAACCAAGCCGATCTTCAGGCCGTAG
- a CDS encoding M15 family metallopeptidase, which yields MRKRGFAALGAFSLAAIALVLAWSAFAETLPAADRSPLERLVAAYGESIGAVEGAECAATVVMADGTRISWNDGLEKSFEERLAKPDLEDMFYSPYPKGELAAPPAENADPGRVRVFDFFAAVYGGSPKAVKANLVAVPWLPSRGGKKVWFNTKNGAADALARVSAELEALPEEMMPYVVRRGGTFNWRKIAGTNRPSAHGFGIAIDIATKRADYWRWARRVNGLFVYRNRIPPEIVAAFERNGFIWGGRWYHYDTMHFEYRPELL from the coding sequence ATGAGGAAGCGGGGATTCGCGGCGCTCGGGGCCTTCTCGCTTGCGGCGATCGCGTTGGTTCTCGCGTGGTCGGCGTTTGCGGAGACTCTGCCTGCGGCCGACAGGAGCCCGCTCGAGCGGCTGGTCGCGGCGTACGGGGAGTCCATCGGCGCCGTGGAAGGCGCGGAGTGCGCGGCCACCGTCGTGATGGCCGACGGCACGCGGATTTCCTGGAACGACGGGCTCGAGAAGAGCTTCGAGGAGCGCCTCGCGAAGCCGGATCTCGAGGACATGTTCTACAGCCCGTATCCCAAAGGAGAGCTCGCCGCGCCTCCGGCCGAGAACGCCGATCCGGGGCGCGTGCGCGTCTTCGACTTCTTCGCGGCGGTGTACGGCGGATCGCCGAAGGCGGTGAAGGCGAACCTCGTCGCCGTGCCCTGGCTCCCGTCGCGGGGCGGGAAGAAGGTATGGTTCAACACGAAGAACGGCGCCGCCGACGCGCTCGCCCGGGTGAGCGCAGAGCTCGAGGCGCTGCCCGAGGAGATGATGCCGTACGTCGTCCGCCGCGGCGGCACGTTCAACTGGCGCAAGATCGCCGGGACCAACCGGCCGAGCGCGCACGGCTTCGGCATCGCCATCGACATCGCTACGAAACGCGCCGACTACTGGCGCTGGGCCAGGCGCGTAAACGGGCTGTTCGTCTACCGGAACCGCATCCCGCCGGAGATCGTCGCCGCCTTCGAACGCAACGGCTTCATCTGGGGCGGCAGGTGGTACCACTACGACACCATGCACTTCGAGTACCGCCCGGAGCTGCTGTAG
- a CDS encoding CopG family transcriptional regulator encodes MKAKEFDKRFDAGEDVSASLDLARARRPGEDQRRVNVDFPEWMIDSLDREARRLGVTRQSVIKMWIAERLEHRVA; translated from the coding sequence ATGAAGGCTAAGGAGTTCGACAAGCGGTTCGACGCGGGCGAAGACGTGAGCGCGAGCCTCGACCTCGCGAGGGCGCGGCGGCCCGGCGAGGATCAACGGCGCGTCAACGTCGACTTCCCGGAGTGGATGATCGACTCCCTCGATCGCGAGGCGCGTCGCCTCGGCGTCACGCGCCAGTCGGTCATCAAGATGTGGATCGCGGAGCGGCTCGAGCATCGCGTGGCATGA
- a CDS encoding choice-of-anchor L domain-containing protein, whose translation MSTRLPFLFSFGALGLAAALAFGCEGIKEADPGSDADSDTDTDTDADTDSDSDADADSDADADSDADSDADADGDGGVIEMDCTECPAVGPSLSNMICAFDICDLDVVVQNEFESLIPLSGCAIEDVYEAVSWFGSTSNGLEPKKNDSYALMASGIATGTMHSGYCTSGSASDPWSSEGYPTHDAMEWRLALVAPEAAKGFRFKYVFFSEEYDDYIGSTVNDKFYVLLEAGSTNDGAMTLINYAACREPDAYYDFICAPGQTGCEEGEKYCYVAINSALPDCCWYDGCPDGTSDEVGTDITGTGFECAPSYDMDSSDKGSSTGWLQTSWPITAGEMFSLTFHIHDTSDGIFDSEVILDSFEFTKDADQGTVPIE comes from the coding sequence ATGAGCACGAGACTACCGTTCCTGTTCTCGTTCGGGGCGCTCGGGCTGGCGGCGGCGCTCGCCTTCGGCTGCGAGGGCATCAAGGAGGCGGACCCCGGCTCGGACGCGGACTCCGACACGGATACGGACACGGACGCCGACACCGACTCCGACTCCGACGCCGACGCCGATTCCGACGCCGACGCCGATTCCGACGCCGACTCCGACGCCGACGCGGACGGCGACGGCGGCGTGATCGAGATGGACTGCACCGAGTGCCCGGCCGTGGGACCGTCCCTCTCGAACATGATCTGCGCGTTCGACATCTGCGACCTCGACGTCGTCGTGCAAAACGAGTTCGAGAGCCTGATCCCGCTCTCCGGGTGCGCCATCGAGGACGTGTACGAGGCCGTGAGCTGGTTCGGATCCACGAGCAACGGGCTCGAGCCCAAGAAGAACGACTCGTACGCCCTGATGGCGAGCGGGATCGCCACCGGGACGATGCACTCCGGGTACTGCACGTCCGGGAGCGCGAGCGATCCTTGGTCCAGCGAGGGCTACCCCACGCACGACGCCATGGAGTGGCGCCTCGCCCTCGTCGCGCCCGAGGCGGCCAAGGGGTTCCGGTTCAAGTACGTCTTCTTCTCGGAGGAGTACGACGACTACATCGGCAGCACCGTGAACGACAAGTTCTACGTCCTCCTCGAGGCGGGCAGCACGAACGACGGCGCGATGACGCTCATCAACTACGCGGCGTGCCGCGAACCGGACGCCTACTACGACTTCATCTGCGCGCCGGGACAGACCGGGTGCGAGGAGGGAGAGAAGTACTGCTACGTGGCGATCAACTCGGCGCTCCCGGACTGCTGCTGGTACGACGGCTGCCCGGACGGCACGAGCGACGAGGTCGGCACCGACATCACGGGGACCGGCTTCGAGTGCGCGCCGAGCTACGACATGGACAGCTCGGACAAGGGCTCGTCGACGGGCTGGCTGCAGACCTCCTGGCCGATCACGGCCGGCGAGATGTTCTCGCTCACGTTCCACATCCACGACACGAGCGACGGGATCTTCGACTCCGAGGTGATCCTCGATTCCTTCGAGTTCACGAAGGACGCGGATCAGGGTACCGTACCCATCGAGTGA
- a CDS encoding BrnT family toxin, which translates to MGVFEFDERKSASNKAKHGIDFVEAQAIFEDERRLEIPARTEDEPRFLVVGVAGGKHWSAVVTYREGRTRIISVRRSRAEEVGWYEG; encoded by the coding sequence ATGGGCGTGTTCGAGTTCGACGAGCGGAAGAGCGCCTCGAACAAGGCGAAGCACGGAATCGATTTCGTCGAGGCGCAGGCGATCTTCGAGGACGAGCGCAGGCTCGAGATCCCGGCGCGCACCGAGGACGAGCCGAGGTTCCTGGTCGTCGGCGTCGCCGGAGGGAAGCACTGGTCCGCGGTCGTCACGTACCGCGAGGGGAGGACGCGGATCATTTCGGTGCGGCGATCCCGCGCGGAGGAGGTCGGGTGGTATGAAGGCTAA
- a CDS encoding 4Fe-4S binding protein, which yields MPKVQVMIERCKGCERCNDACPQGIVKMSSGLNAKGYKYSTVVDQSRCLGCRLCAISCPDVAIEVSVEGAQYEFFSY from the coding sequence ATGCCCAAAGTTCAGGTGATGATCGAGCGTTGCAAGGGATGCGAGCGGTGCAACGACGCCTGCCCGCAGGGCATCGTGAAGATGTCGAGCGGGCTCAACGCCAAGGGCTACAAGTATTCCACCGTCGTCGACCAGTCGCGGTGCCTCGGGTGCCGCCTGTGCGCGATCTCGTGCCCGGACGTTGCGATCGAGGTGTCGGTCGAGGGCGCGCAATACGAGTTCTTCTCGTACTAG
- a CDS encoding choice-of-anchor L domain-containing protein — translation MRATAILFAALALGFAACEGIDTDDHQQGDAGPDADTDADADSDTDADTDVDSDTDTDTDADGDAGVIEMDCSTCTGVGPSLENMICAFDMCDDAYLVQNEFESLLALEYFTVEDAYEAVDRFGTVTNDLAPKKNGSYALMATGHAVGTVHSTQGGYTAGIADPWAESETALTWDGMEWRLAFVAPEEAKAFRFKYVFFSEEYDDYISSTFNDKLYVFLEAGSTNDGALTLINFTGCREPGVYWDFVCEPGYPGCEEGEKYCYVAINSALSDCCWYDGCPDGPGTTDIGGTGFECAASDMEDSDMYGSSTGWLQTSWPIDGGEMFSLTFHIHDTGDGVFDSEVILDAFEFLKDPEQGTVPIE, via the coding sequence ATGAGAGCGACGGCCATTCTGTTTGCGGCCCTGGCGCTCGGTTTCGCCGCGTGCGAGGGGATCGACACCGACGATCACCAGCAGGGCGACGCGGGGCCGGACGCCGACACCGACGCCGACGCCGACTCGGACACCGACGCGGACACCGACGTCGATTCCGACACGGACACCGACACCGACGCGGACGGCGACGCCGGCGTGATCGAGATGGACTGCTCGACCTGCACGGGCGTCGGCCCCTCGCTCGAGAACATGATCTGCGCGTTCGACATGTGCGACGACGCCTACCTCGTGCAGAACGAGTTCGAGTCGCTCCTCGCGCTCGAGTACTTCACGGTCGAGGACGCGTACGAGGCGGTCGACAGGTTCGGCACGGTGACGAACGACCTCGCGCCCAAGAAGAACGGCTCGTACGCCCTCATGGCCACCGGGCACGCGGTCGGCACGGTGCACTCGACGCAGGGCGGGTACACGGCCGGCATCGCCGATCCGTGGGCGGAGAGCGAGACCGCGCTCACGTGGGACGGGATGGAGTGGCGGCTCGCGTTCGTCGCCCCGGAGGAGGCCAAGGCGTTCCGGTTCAAGTACGTGTTCTTCTCCGAGGAGTACGACGACTACATCTCGAGCACGTTCAACGACAAGCTCTACGTCTTCCTCGAGGCGGGCAGCACGAACGACGGCGCGCTGACCCTCATCAACTTCACCGGCTGCCGCGAGCCGGGCGTCTACTGGGACTTCGTCTGCGAGCCCGGCTACCCCGGCTGCGAGGAGGGCGAGAAGTACTGCTACGTGGCGATCAACTCGGCGCTCTCGGACTGCTGCTGGTACGACGGCTGCCCGGACGGGCCAGGCACCACGGACATCGGCGGCACCGGCTTCGAGTGCGCGGCGAGCGACATGGAGGACAGCGACATGTACGGCTCGTCGACCGGGTGGCTGCAGACGTCGTGGCCGATCGACGGCGGCGAGATGTTCTCGCTCACCTTCCACATCCACGACACCGGCGACGGGGTCTTCGACTCCGAGGTGATCCTGGACGCGTTCGAGTTCCTCAAGGATCCGGAGCAGGGCACGGTCCCGATCGAGTAG
- a CDS encoding ABC transporter ATP-binding protein: MMHAVTNGASPKTGTPAIASRKLCVKYGDFVAVDGLSFEIGVGECFGLLGPNGAGKTTTVEAFEGLLRPAGGEIEILGTRWRGGGDRKLRQRIGVALQETRFSEMLTVEETVRLFRSFYDCGRDVAEVIALLGLEEKRRARVGKLSGGQRQRLSLACALVSSPEILFLDEPTTGLDPQARLRIWEVVERFTAGGGTVLLTTHYMEEAARLCQRVAIVDHGKLVALDSPESLVRALGAEEVIELVPEGNVDLAPLEAVAGVRRAMRRGPVIALAVDSVTAVLPAVLAAAEAAGIRISSVSTHQASLEDVFVHFTGRGLRDG; the protein is encoded by the coding sequence ATGATGCACGCAGTGACCAACGGGGCGTCGCCGAAAACCGGAACGCCCGCGATCGCCAGCCGCAAGCTGTGCGTCAAGTACGGCGATTTCGTCGCCGTCGACGGGCTCTCCTTCGAGATCGGCGTCGGCGAGTGCTTCGGCCTGCTCGGCCCGAACGGCGCCGGGAAAACGACGACGGTGGAGGCGTTCGAGGGGCTGCTTCGGCCTGCGGGGGGCGAGATCGAGATCCTCGGGACGCGCTGGCGCGGCGGCGGAGACAGGAAGCTCAGGCAGCGGATCGGCGTGGCGCTCCAGGAGACACGGTTCTCCGAGATGTTGACCGTGGAGGAGACCGTCCGCCTGTTCCGGAGCTTCTACGATTGCGGCCGCGACGTCGCCGAGGTGATCGCGCTGCTCGGGCTCGAGGAGAAGCGTCGCGCCCGCGTAGGCAAGCTCTCCGGCGGGCAGCGGCAGAGGCTTTCGCTCGCGTGCGCCCTGGTGAGCTCACCCGAGATCCTGTTCCTCGACGAGCCCACGACCGGGCTCGATCCGCAGGCGCGGCTGCGCATCTGGGAGGTCGTCGAGCGGTTCACGGCGGGCGGCGGCACCGTGCTCCTCACCACGCACTACATGGAGGAAGCGGCGCGCCTGTGCCAACGCGTCGCGATCGTCGATCACGGGAAGCTCGTCGCGCTCGACTCGCCCGAATCGCTCGTGCGAGCGCTCGGGGCCGAGGAGGTCATCGAGCTCGTGCCCGAGGGGAACGTCGACCTCGCGCCGCTCGAGGCGGTCGCGGGCGTCCGGCGCGCCATGCGGCGCGGACCGGTCATCGCGCTCGCGGTCGACTCGGTGACCGCGGTGCTCCCGGCGGTGCTCGCGGCGGCCGAGGCCGCGGGGATCCGGATCTCCTCGGTCTCGACGCACCAGGCGTCGCTCGAGGACGTGTTCGTCCACTTCACGGGCAGGGGGTTACGAGATGGCTGA
- a CDS encoding ABC transporter permease, whose translation MAEPRTPRLFPLWELTKARILEFVRDPSAIFWVFGFPVLLAIVLGVAFRGQEPERPRVAVTGPGAADAARRLEADGRVEVVDLADRAAVDALRLGRIDLLVEAGRREARAPEISYRFDPTRPGARGAQMLVDDSIQRSFGRADVVKASESHVFEPGGRYIDFLLPGLIGLNVMGSCLWGMGYSIVDARRRKLLKRFAVTPMRRAHFQLSFMLSRLVFLAAEVAVIVTFGWLAFGVKVHGSIAALGAVALLSTFAFSGLALLIAARTESTEVASGWMNFVQMPMWLFSGSFFDYSRFPDAAQPFIRALPLTAFNDAARAIVNEGASIVAVAPQVLILCAWAAVSFVIAMRIFRWQ comes from the coding sequence ATGGCTGAGCCGCGAACGCCACGGCTTTTCCCCCTCTGGGAGCTCACGAAGGCGCGGATCCTCGAGTTCGTCCGCGATCCGTCGGCGATCTTCTGGGTCTTCGGCTTCCCGGTGCTGCTCGCGATCGTGCTCGGCGTCGCGTTTCGCGGGCAGGAACCCGAGCGACCGCGAGTCGCCGTGACGGGCCCGGGAGCGGCGGACGCGGCGCGCCGGCTCGAGGCGGACGGGCGCGTCGAGGTCGTCGACCTCGCGGACCGGGCGGCGGTGGACGCTTTGCGGCTCGGCCGCATCGATCTGCTCGTCGAGGCGGGCCGACGGGAGGCCCGAGCACCGGAGATCTCGTACCGCTTCGATCCCACGCGGCCAGGCGCCCGAGGCGCCCAGATGCTCGTCGACGACTCGATCCAGCGCTCCTTCGGCCGCGCGGACGTCGTGAAGGCCTCGGAGTCCCACGTCTTTGAGCCGGGAGGGCGATACATCGACTTCCTCCTGCCCGGGCTCATCGGACTGAACGTGATGGGCAGCTGCTTGTGGGGCATGGGGTACTCGATCGTCGACGCCCGGCGGCGGAAGCTCCTCAAGCGGTTCGCGGTCACGCCGATGCGGCGCGCGCACTTCCAGCTCTCGTTCATGCTCTCGCGGCTCGTGTTCCTCGCGGCGGAGGTCGCGGTGATCGTCACCTTCGGCTGGCTCGCGTTCGGCGTGAAGGTGCACGGCTCCATCGCCGCGCTCGGCGCGGTCGCGCTGCTCTCGACCTTCGCGTTCTCCGGGCTCGCGCTGCTGATCGCGGCGCGCACCGAGAGCACGGAGGTCGCGTCCGGCTGGATGAACTTCGTGCAGATGCCGATGTGGCTCTTCTCGGGGTCGTTCTTCGACTACTCGCGCTTCCCGGACGCCGCGCAGCCGTTCATCCGGGCGCTGCCGCTCACCGCGTTCAACGACGCGGCGCGGGCGATCGTGAACGAGGGCGCGTCGATCGTCGCCGTGGCGCCGCAGGTGCTCATCCTGTGCGCCTGGGCGGCCGTGAGCTTCGTCATCGCGATGCGGATCTTCCGCTGGCAGTAG